From Spirosoma aerolatum, one genomic window encodes:
- a CDS encoding glycosyltransferase family 2 protein, with the protein MNSNPKSLRSFVTQPYSPSVTANPSQSNYPKLTVVTPSFNQAHYLERTILSVLNQKYPNLEYFIIDGGSTDGSLDIIKKYEPYLAGWVSEKDRGQTDAINKGFRQATGDYVAFQNSDDVFAPNAFSRVAEAWRNAPDTDVFFGDMYITDEDDVILEEMRAPDFCLACQIYEGMQVFNQSLFMRRTRLEQIGYLDESLRFVIDYEIVARLGVQADVRFRHVDGFWGGFRIQPDAKSSTIAGSVGLQEHQLVKMKYQPMLTSSLGASFWQRYCRIRKLLVFVGKGQFMYVIHRLRLRQAR; encoded by the coding sequence ATGAATTCGAACCCAAAATCACTTCGGTCGTTTGTTACGCAACCTTACAGCCCATCCGTTACGGCTAATCCTAGCCAGAGCAATTACCCAAAGCTGACCGTCGTTACGCCTTCCTTCAATCAGGCGCACTATTTGGAACGGACCATATTGAGCGTCTTAAATCAGAAGTACCCTAATTTGGAATACTTCATTATCGATGGCGGTTCAACCGATGGCAGTCTTGATATAATTAAAAAATACGAACCGTACCTGGCCGGTTGGGTGAGCGAAAAAGATCGGGGACAAACAGATGCCATCAATAAGGGGTTTCGGCAGGCAACGGGCGATTACGTTGCTTTTCAGAACTCCGACGATGTGTTTGCGCCAAATGCGTTCAGCCGAGTAGCTGAAGCCTGGCGGAACGCACCCGATACCGATGTTTTCTTCGGAGATATGTATATTACCGACGAAGATGACGTTATTCTGGAAGAAATGCGGGCACCAGATTTCTGTTTAGCATGTCAGATTTACGAAGGAATGCAGGTTTTCAACCAATCGTTGTTTATGCGACGTACCCGACTGGAACAGATTGGCTATCTTGACGAAAGCTTACGATTTGTAATTGACTACGAAATTGTAGCCCGATTGGGTGTGCAGGCTGACGTCAGGTTTCGGCATGTTGATGGATTCTGGGGCGGCTTTCGGATCCAGCCTGATGCCAAGTCCTCAACCATTGCCGGTTCGGTTGGTCTACAGGAGCATCAGCTTGTTAAAATGAAATACCAGCCGATGCTGACCTCATCGCTGGGGGCTTCATTCTGGCAGCGTTATTGTCGCATACGCAAACTACTGGTTTTTGTGGGTAAAGGTCAATTTATGTACGTTATACACCGGCTCAGGCTACGCCAGGCCAGATAA
- a CDS encoding glycosyltransferase family 4 protein: MKVLFDHQSFTGLPYGGVSRYFFELMRSFTKRSDVEFELSLRLSNNEYLDQASFSNHFRYHGFAQLRNAHRVASVLNRLYSLQRVRAGKFDVFHPTYYHRYFLKAINKKPFVLTFHDATSERFGKQYPEVGEGLYDLKKQLLRRADCIISVSEFSKQDLLRYFPIDPDKVKVIHLGTRLSESVPAFDQQARPFPAPYLLYVGKRGLYKNFNGFFRAVQPILHRYPDLHLICTGGGSFTHEEQTLFYASRLNEQVHYRPITDAGLMNLYQHARAFVFPSLNEGFGLPVLEAFSGGCPVVLSNRSSLPEVGADAALYFDPEDDDSMAEAIERIVTDDALCAELRQKGAQRLKLFSCDKTAQQTLEVYQSMC; this comes from the coding sequence ATGAAAGTACTCTTCGACCATCAATCGTTCACGGGGCTGCCTTATGGGGGCGTTTCCCGCTATTTTTTTGAACTGATGCGTTCATTCACCAAGCGATCAGACGTTGAGTTTGAGCTGTCGCTTCGGCTGTCGAACAACGAATATTTAGATCAGGCTTCGTTTAGCAATCATTTTCGGTATCACGGGTTTGCCCAACTTCGTAATGCGCACCGAGTGGCTTCCGTTCTTAATCGATTGTATAGTCTGCAACGAGTTCGGGCGGGTAAGTTCGATGTTTTCCATCCTACTTACTACCATCGGTATTTCCTGAAAGCGATCAATAAAAAGCCGTTTGTCTTAACCTTTCATGATGCAACCAGCGAACGGTTCGGCAAACAATATCCTGAAGTTGGCGAAGGGCTTTACGACTTAAAAAAACAACTTCTGCGCCGGGCCGACTGTATTATTAGTGTGTCAGAGTTTAGTAAGCAAGACTTGCTTCGCTACTTTCCCATCGACCCCGATAAGGTAAAAGTCATTCATTTAGGGACCCGCCTAAGCGAATCCGTTCCTGCGTTCGATCAGCAGGCCCGGCCTTTTCCAGCGCCCTACCTACTGTATGTAGGCAAACGAGGACTGTACAAAAACTTCAATGGCTTTTTCCGGGCCGTTCAGCCCATTTTGCATCGGTACCCTGATCTGCATCTGATTTGTACAGGGGGTGGTTCGTTTACGCATGAAGAGCAAACGCTGTTTTATGCCAGCCGTCTCAACGAACAGGTTCATTACCGCCCGATAACCGATGCTGGGCTGATGAATCTTTATCAGCATGCCCGTGCCTTTGTTTTTCCTTCACTTAACGAAGGATTTGGGCTGCCTGTGCTGGAAGCCTTCAGTGGTGGCTGCCCGGTTGTGCTCAGTAACCGCAGTTCGCTTCCAGAAGTGGGTGCCGACGCAGCCCTTTATTTTGATCCTGAAGATGATGATTCCATGGCCGAAGCAATCGAACGAATTGTTACAGACGATGCGCTGTGTGCAGAATTGCGACAGAAAGGGGCTCAACGCCTAAAGTTGTTCTCTTGCGACAAAACGGCTCAGCAAACGCTGGAGGTGTATCAATCTATGTGCTAA
- a CDS encoding glycosyltransferase, protein MTTSVQNPTISIALCTYNGKTYLPVQWHSLMHQHQLPDEVIISDDCSTDGTPELLKQLADKAPFNVHVLPNTTRLGYNKNFERAIAACKGDLIFLCDQDDFWLPEKISTMTQYMIQHPEAQMAFCDAWVTDEYLDGREERFWKAVRFDEKAKNRWLAGETMDVLLDGNRMMGCATVVRQSYLPMIIPIPKTIPGYIYDGWMALVAATQNAVHFIDQPLQLYRTHVQQQVGVRPQEVGERIRLRDRLTRHRARKLAPLHKKQIQLQVISQLLGERIPKDSPGLPQLYRQLAHYTMRSNLPHNRLKRFIPVLTSLWKGNYHRYADPAADWYAPYLAVLGDLFE, encoded by the coding sequence ATGACTACATCTGTGCAAAATCCAACAATTTCTATCGCCCTCTGTACATACAATGGGAAAACCTACCTGCCTGTACAATGGCATAGCCTGATGCATCAGCACCAATTACCCGATGAGGTAATCATTTCGGACGATTGCTCGACGGATGGTACGCCTGAGTTGCTGAAACAATTGGCCGACAAAGCACCGTTTAATGTGCATGTTCTACCCAATACAACCCGCTTAGGGTATAATAAAAACTTCGAACGGGCTATTGCAGCCTGCAAAGGCGATCTGATTTTTCTCTGTGATCAGGATGATTTCTGGCTACCAGAAAAAATTAGCACCATGACGCAATACATGATCCAGCACCCTGAAGCCCAGATGGCATTTTGCGACGCCTGGGTTACCGACGAATATCTGGATGGGCGCGAGGAACGATTCTGGAAAGCAGTTCGCTTTGACGAAAAAGCCAAAAATCGCTGGCTGGCTGGCGAAACAATGGATGTTTTGCTGGATGGAAATCGAATGATGGGATGTGCTACTGTTGTTCGTCAGTCGTATCTGCCCATGATTATACCTATTCCGAAGACAATTCCAGGGTATATTTACGATGGCTGGATGGCCCTGGTTGCCGCCACCCAAAATGCTGTTCACTTCATAGACCAGCCTTTGCAGCTCTACCGAACGCATGTACAGCAACAGGTGGGCGTTCGTCCTCAGGAAGTGGGTGAACGTATTCGCCTTCGGGACCGACTTACCCGACATAGGGCCCGCAAACTAGCACCGTTACATAAAAAGCAGATTCAATTACAAGTAATCAGCCAGCTTTTGGGCGAACGAATCCCTAAGGATTCACCGGGTTTACCCCAGCTCTATCGCCAATTAGCACATTACACTATGCGAAGCAATCTGCCTCACAATCGTCTGAAACGCTTTATTCCCGTTCTAACCAGCCTGTGGAAAGGTAATTACCACCGATATGCCGATCCGGCTGCCGACTGGTATGCACCTTATCTGGCAGTTTTGGGCGATTTGTTTGAATGA
- a CDS encoding DUF5672 family protein has product MKASTPVSVNVVIPVYKTQLTDYERIALTQCVNVLKDYPIWLAAPHSLDISAYRQISPSLQARTFDNSYFSDIQGYNRLMVSEEFYQAFADQEYLLIHQLDAFVFKDELAYWCQQNYDYIGAPWLRDRDFTGLGDQIWFTIKQQIATWLDLKKPDGITPREIINLNGVGCGGFSLRRVPAMLRCLKPFEKKIAEYNKNTMHQYHEDVFWGIEVNRYWPHLRIPNYRKALHFSIEFFPQWAVEHYNQGQLPFGCHAWDIHGLTYWRPIFAQYGYQI; this is encoded by the coding sequence ATGAAAGCATCAACACCCGTTAGCGTAAACGTTGTTATACCCGTTTACAAAACACAGCTTACTGACTATGAGCGCATTGCGCTAACTCAGTGCGTAAACGTATTAAAAGATTACCCTATTTGGCTTGCAGCCCCGCATTCGCTCGATATATCGGCCTACCGCCAAATAAGTCCTAGTTTACAGGCTCGCACGTTCGACAATAGTTATTTTTCTGATATTCAAGGCTATAACCGGCTCATGGTATCTGAAGAATTTTATCAGGCCTTTGCCGATCAGGAATATTTATTGATTCATCAGTTAGATGCGTTTGTCTTTAAGGATGAACTAGCCTACTGGTGTCAACAGAATTATGATTACATTGGCGCTCCTTGGTTGCGCGACCGGGATTTTACGGGTTTGGGCGATCAAATCTGGTTTACGATTAAGCAACAGATAGCCACCTGGCTGGATCTTAAAAAACCGGATGGCATTACCCCTCGGGAAATTATTAACCTGAACGGGGTTGGGTGTGGTGGCTTTTCGCTTCGTCGTGTTCCGGCGATGCTGCGCTGCCTGAAACCCTTCGAGAAAAAAATTGCCGAGTATAATAAAAATACCATGCACCAATACCACGAAGACGTATTCTGGGGTATTGAAGTAAATCGGTACTGGCCACACCTTCGGATTCCGAATTATCGGAAAGCTTTACATTTTTCAATTGAATTTTTTCCGCAATGGGCCGTTGAACATTACAATCAAGGGCAATTACCATTCGGTTGCCACGCCTGGGATATACATGGACTAACGTACTGGCGCCCCATTTTCGCCCAATACGGTTACCAAATATGA
- a CDS encoding glycosyltransferase family 9 protein yields the protein MNEGPRFRELWTYRFHKYTHIVGKFWSFWVKYVQLWWLKQKHRNRPLVAIILSEQMGDIIACEPVAREVRRRHPNDYIIWVVRKPYLELVKYHPDLDGYLIEKCPGERVRLLRSGIFDKVYNLHISHRKCKYCLEDPVNPIADQIGLNFDNYYDRGDLLYVFPQAAGLPALTADPKMYIPKRVRQKIASLQLPDDPIVIHCQSSHVMRDWPSANWNKLVQWIIATYPNPVIEIGLTPTITLEHPRYRSVCGQLSLLETAEVIRQACLFIGIDSGPAHMANAVETDGIILLGKLFDFVDYLPYSGRYKRGEGITILNKFDHHCADLPYSWVQKAVANRLGQPKFA from the coding sequence ATGAATGAGGGACCTCGTTTCCGGGAGCTCTGGACCTATCGTTTTCATAAGTACACCCACATAGTTGGTAAGTTTTGGTCGTTTTGGGTCAAATATGTTCAGCTATGGTGGCTTAAACAAAAGCATAGAAATCGTCCGCTTGTTGCTATTATTCTCTCGGAACAGATGGGGGATATCATTGCCTGTGAGCCAGTAGCCAGAGAAGTCCGACGCAGGCATCCGAATGATTACATTATTTGGGTAGTTCGTAAACCCTATCTCGAGCTGGTCAAATATCATCCTGATCTCGATGGATACCTGATCGAGAAATGCCCGGGCGAACGGGTACGACTGCTCCGGTCAGGCATTTTCGACAAAGTTTACAACCTGCATATTTCGCATCGAAAATGTAAATATTGTCTGGAAGATCCTGTTAATCCGATAGCCGATCAGATTGGCCTGAACTTTGATAATTATTATGACCGGGGCGACCTGCTATATGTTTTTCCACAGGCGGCTGGTTTACCCGCTCTTACCGCCGACCCGAAAATGTATATTCCCAAACGTGTCCGGCAGAAAATAGCATCGTTACAGTTGCCTGACGATCCAATCGTAATTCACTGCCAGTCGAGCCATGTGATGCGCGACTGGCCGTCAGCCAACTGGAACAAACTGGTTCAGTGGATCATTGCCACATACCCTAATCCAGTTATTGAAATTGGTTTGACACCCACTATAACTCTGGAACACCCGCGCTATCGGAGTGTGTGTGGTCAATTAAGTTTGCTCGAAACAGCCGAAGTGATTCGACAGGCATGCCTGTTTATTGGCATCGACAGTGGACCTGCCCATATGGCCAATGCCGTCGAAACAGATGGGATTATTTTGTTGGGAAAGTTGTTCGACTTTGTCGATTATCTACCTTACTCAGGTCGTTATAAGCGGGGCGAGGGTATTACAATCCTCAACAAGTTCGATCATCACTGTGCCGATCTGCCATATAGTTGGGTACAGAAAGCGGTCGCCAATCGACTGGGCCAGCCTAAATTTGCATGA
- a CDS encoding glycosyltransferase family protein: protein MTLAFTICSINYLAQARTLGESLRQTNPDYRYIIGLVDKLSAANLPDELIPDYPMLEVDKIGIPDFGAMCDRYDITELNTAVKPFFIDYFYKTYPDATEVIYFDPDIIVFQPLLDLNEALKTYSLVLTPHTCSPTPDWERPNELHHLNTGIFNLGFIGLRADETARRFVNWWKERLVFECRIDLCEGLFVDQHWVNFAPVYYDNVLIDHHLGYNVAYWNLHERYFSQNQAGQWQINGAIDQPFSSGNETTAEPLQFFHYSGYNPDRPDEISKYQTRFTFADASQTKEQRPDVRPLFDFYRERLLANHNEQYRQYPCVYIKPPVILRYKRVRKFLQTPFNQVISLLESH from the coding sequence ATGACACTTGCTTTTACAATCTGCTCGATCAACTATCTGGCTCAGGCTCGAACGCTGGGGGAATCACTCCGACAAACCAATCCTGACTATCGATATATTATTGGGTTAGTTGACAAATTAAGCGCAGCCAATCTTCCTGATGAACTGATCCCGGATTACCCCATGCTCGAAGTGGATAAAATCGGGATTCCAGACTTTGGGGCCATGTGCGACCGCTACGATATTACCGAACTCAACACGGCTGTCAAACCGTTTTTTATCGATTATTTCTACAAGACCTACCCCGACGCTACCGAGGTTATTTATTTCGACCCGGACATTATTGTTTTTCAGCCTTTACTCGATTTGAATGAAGCGCTGAAAACCTACAGCCTGGTACTAACTCCGCACACCTGCTCACCAACGCCTGATTGGGAACGCCCGAACGAATTGCACCACCTGAATACAGGTATTTTCAACCTCGGGTTTATTGGCTTACGAGCCGACGAAACAGCCCGTCGGTTTGTGAACTGGTGGAAAGAGCGGCTGGTGTTCGAATGCCGGATTGATCTCTGCGAAGGGCTATTTGTAGATCAGCATTGGGTCAATTTCGCCCCGGTTTATTACGATAATGTATTGATCGACCACCATTTAGGCTATAACGTCGCCTACTGGAATCTGCACGAACGATATTTTTCGCAGAATCAGGCTGGTCAATGGCAAATCAATGGAGCGATTGACCAGCCTTTTTCGTCGGGTAACGAAACGACTGCTGAACCTTTACAGTTTTTTCATTATAGCGGTTACAATCCCGATCGCCCCGATGAAATCTCGAAATATCAAACGCGCTTTACCTTTGCCGACGCAAGTCAGACCAAAGAGCAACGACCCGATGTGCGCCCATTATTCGATTTCTACCGCGAGCGGTTGCTGGCGAACCACAACGAACAGTATAGGCAGTATCCGTGCGTTTATATTAAACCACCGGTAATACTTCGTTACAAACGAGTTCGTAAATTCCTTCAAACACCGTTCAACCAAGTTATTTCGCTATTAGAATCGCATTGA
- a CDS encoding glycosyltransferase family 4 protein — protein MNLLLIGHDANRAGAQLVLLNVMRLLKAEGFQMHLLLGEGGPLLEEYQAICPVTIWPAPPAYAVGALADKVLWKLGRWQQFYERRTKAHQQAIRSQLGLDKVDLVLVNTVTSSRWVAQLAIPAQTPVVTFVHELDMSVRIYTRPDELAYLLKRTNHMLAVSKATARYYEQEHGFDPTRISLYTLIDTPTLEKNVQKAMKQPSLYASLGLPADALIVGGCGNAEWRKGNDLFVSIARQVISRYTGKQSIHFVWVGMPKGTLHDDIWLDIRKAGLADRVHLIPPTPEVLRYTSRFDVFVLCSREDPYPLVVFEAGLSGVPVVCFDGAGGSPELVETDGGYVVPYLDLDAMSDRIIELLQDPDLRREMGQRLGQKILERHPAKQSVDTLIQLFNQLTA, from the coding sequence ATGAATCTCCTTCTCATCGGCCATGATGCCAACCGCGCCGGAGCGCAGCTTGTTTTATTAAATGTAATGCGTCTGCTGAAAGCGGAAGGTTTTCAGATGCATCTGCTACTGGGCGAAGGAGGGCCACTTTTGGAGGAATACCAGGCGATTTGCCCCGTTACAATCTGGCCGGCTCCCCCGGCGTATGCTGTAGGGGCTTTGGCCGATAAGGTGTTGTGGAAATTAGGCCGATGGCAGCAGTTTTATGAGCGTCGGACTAAAGCGCATCAACAAGCCATTCGGTCCCAACTCGGTTTGGACAAAGTCGATCTGGTCCTGGTCAATACCGTTACCAGCAGTCGATGGGTTGCTCAGTTGGCCATTCCCGCCCAGACACCCGTAGTTACGTTTGTACATGAGCTCGACATGTCGGTTCGGATTTACACCCGTCCTGATGAGCTGGCCTATCTGCTTAAACGGACAAATCACATGCTGGCGGTTTCGAAAGCAACCGCCCGATACTACGAGCAGGAGCATGGCTTCGACCCGACCCGCATATCGTTGTACACACTTATCGACACGCCTACTCTGGAGAAAAACGTCCAAAAAGCGATGAAACAGCCTTCGTTGTATGCCTCGCTGGGTTTGCCAGCCGATGCGCTGATTGTTGGTGGGTGCGGCAATGCAGAGTGGCGGAAAGGGAATGATCTGTTTGTCAGCATTGCCCGTCAGGTAATTAGCCGGTATACGGGCAAACAGTCTATCCATTTTGTTTGGGTGGGTATGCCCAAAGGTACACTGCACGATGATATCTGGCTGGATATTCGCAAAGCCGGCCTGGCCGATCGGGTACATTTGATCCCTCCTACCCCCGAAGTACTTCGATACACAAGCCGATTCGATGTATTTGTGCTCTGTTCCCGCGAAGACCCTTACCCATTGGTCGTGTTTGAAGCCGGATTAAGTGGTGTACCCGTCGTGTGTTTCGATGGAGCTGGCGGTTCTCCCGAACTGGTCGAAACAGACGGAGGCTACGTAGTGCCCTATCTCGATCTGGACGCCATGAGCGATCGGATCATTGAGCTACTTCAGGACCCTGATCTTCGTCGGGAAATGGGGCAACGCCTGGGGCAAAAAATCCTGGAACGTCATCCGGCTAAACAAAGTGTCGATACGCTTATCCAATTGTTTAACCAACTCACGGCTTAG
- a CDS encoding acetyltransferase — protein MAKVIIFGVMDTAELAHFYLKHDSEHEVVAFTVSREYMTGTEFQGLPLVAFEEVETIFSPNEYKFFAPMTGRNMNRNRERIYLEAKAKGYAFISYVSSKATVFGNQIGENCFILEDNTIQPFTTIGNNVVLWSGNHIGHHGQIKDHVFFTSHVVMSGHCVIEPYCFFGVNSTIRDFLHIATGTLVGMASAVYKDTEEWGLYLGNPAKKLPKPSYEAY, from the coding sequence ATGGCAAAAGTTATCATTTTTGGCGTAATGGATACGGCTGAACTGGCCCATTTCTACCTAAAGCACGATTCTGAACATGAGGTGGTCGCGTTCACCGTTAGCCGCGAATATATGACTGGTACTGAATTTCAGGGGCTGCCTTTAGTTGCGTTTGAAGAGGTTGAAACCATTTTTTCGCCCAACGAATACAAGTTTTTCGCGCCGATGACAGGTCGAAACATGAATCGCAATCGCGAACGGATTTACCTCGAAGCCAAAGCCAAAGGGTATGCGTTTATTTCGTATGTCAGTTCAAAAGCAACGGTTTTTGGCAACCAGATCGGCGAAAACTGCTTCATTCTGGAAGATAATACCATACAACCGTTCACAACTATAGGCAATAATGTCGTTCTCTGGAGCGGCAACCACATTGGTCATCATGGTCAGATCAAAGACCATGTCTTCTTCACCTCCCATGTTGTGATGTCGGGGCATTGTGTCATTGAACCTTATTGCTTCTTTGGCGTCAACAGCACCATCCGGGATTTTCTTCATATCGCAACCGGCACACTGGTAGGGATGGCCTCCGCCGTTTATAAAGACACTGAAGAATGGGGGCTCTACCTCGGCAATCCCGCCAAAAAATTACCCAAACCCAGTTACGAAGCGTATTGA
- a CDS encoding WbqC family protein, whose protein sequence is MTIAIMQPYFLPYVGYMQLIKAVDKFILYDDVAFINRGWINRNRLAINGQEYLFTVPLKDASQNKRINEVHIADDPKWKGKLLKTIEQGYRKAPYYQTVMPLAEKIINFTTDSIAELVYSSLLELNHYLDLPTVLIQSSSIYNNVELKAQERILDICRQEGATRYINPIGGTELYDKPTFAQAGIELNFIKSNKVEYPQGNNRNPFIPWLSILDILMNNDLASVRAMLDEYELV, encoded by the coding sequence ATGACTATAGCAATCATGCAGCCTTATTTCCTGCCCTATGTTGGCTACATGCAACTCATTAAGGCTGTTGATAAATTCATTCTCTACGACGATGTTGCCTTCATTAATAGAGGCTGGATAAACCGTAACCGACTGGCTATCAATGGCCAAGAGTACTTATTTACTGTTCCCCTAAAAGATGCCAGCCAGAACAAGCGGATCAATGAAGTGCATATAGCCGATGATCCAAAATGGAAGGGTAAATTACTGAAAACCATTGAACAGGGCTACCGTAAAGCACCCTATTATCAAACGGTTATGCCACTGGCTGAAAAAATCATCAATTTTACCACCGATTCGATTGCCGAACTGGTGTACAGCAGTCTTCTTGAACTGAATCACTATCTGGACCTACCGACCGTTTTGATACAGTCGTCGAGTATTTACAACAATGTCGAGTTGAAAGCCCAGGAACGGATTCTGGATATTTGTCGGCAGGAAGGGGCAACCCGGTACATCAATCCAATTGGCGGTACTGAGTTGTACGACAAACCAACGTTTGCCCAGGCTGGTATTGAGTTGAATTTTATAAAATCGAACAAAGTCGAATATCCGCAGGGCAATAACCGAAATCCGTTTATTCCCTGGCTATCGATTCTGGATATATTGATGAACAACGACCTGGCCAGCGTCAGAGCGATGCTGGATGAATATGAATTAGTGTAG